A single genomic interval of Caballeronia sp. NK8 harbors:
- a CDS encoding DeoR/GlpR family DNA-binding transcription regulator, whose product MVACSFVQYQVNSCKSMLTSQRKKAILDTLKRDGQVLASDLSARFGVSEDTVRRDLRELAAEGLLQRVHGGALPASPAVAPFARRQKMESDAKRRIAKKAAEMIAPGQVVIVDGGTTSALLVRQLPEQLCATIVTHSPSVAVALAEHASVEVVLIGGRLYKHSIVSVGAAAVEAMSHIHADLYFMGVTGVHPAAGLTTGDFEEAHIKRALAARAAETVVLASAAKLHAASAYRIGAIELAQTIIVEDAADAKLTEPIEQAGITVLRA is encoded by the coding sequence ATGGTAGCGTGCAGTTTCGTGCAATATCAAGTGAATTCGTGCAAATCCATGTTGACCAGCCAACGCAAGAAAGCGATCCTCGATACCCTCAAACGCGACGGCCAGGTGCTCGCCAGCGATCTGAGCGCGCGCTTCGGCGTCTCGGAAGACACCGTCCGGCGGGATTTGCGCGAGCTTGCGGCCGAAGGCCTGTTGCAACGCGTGCACGGCGGCGCGCTGCCGGCGTCGCCGGCCGTTGCGCCGTTCGCGCGGCGTCAGAAAATGGAATCGGATGCGAAGCGGCGTATCGCAAAAAAAGCGGCGGAGATGATCGCGCCGGGGCAGGTCGTCATCGTCGATGGTGGCACCACGTCCGCGCTCCTCGTGCGGCAACTGCCCGAGCAACTGTGCGCGACGATCGTCACGCATAGTCCGAGCGTCGCGGTCGCGCTGGCGGAGCACGCATCGGTCGAAGTCGTGCTGATCGGCGGCAGGCTCTACAAGCATTCGATCGTCTCGGTCGGCGCGGCTGCCGTCGAAGCCATGTCGCACATTCACGCCGACCTCTATTTCATGGGCGTCACTGGCGTGCATCCGGCCGCCGGCCTCACCACCGGCGATTTCGAGGAAGCACATATCAAGCGCGCGCTCGCGGCGCGCGCGGCGGAAACCGTCGTGCTCGCGTCGGCGGCGAAGCTCCATGCGGCGTCGGCTTACAGGATCGGGGCGATCGAACTGGCGCAGACGATCATCGTCGAGGATGCGGCTGACGCGAAGCTCACCGAGCCGATCGAGCAAGCCGGAATTACCGTGCTGCGCGCGTGA
- a CDS encoding NUDIX domain-containing protein: METKERVRILKTDVLSDDWYVLRKVTFDFLRRDGTWQRQSRETYDRGNGATILLHDRKTGNVLLTRQFRMPAFVNGHHGMLIETPGGLLDDASPEERIRAEVEEETGYRVHHVEKIFEAFMSPGSVTEKLYFYLGDYDSSMRVSDGGGVEEEGEEIETIEVPLQTALQMIERGDIMDGKTIMLLQYAALKARSDASI, encoded by the coding sequence ATGGAAACGAAAGAGCGCGTCCGCATCCTCAAAACCGACGTTCTATCGGACGACTGGTACGTACTCAGAAAGGTCACGTTCGATTTCCTGCGCCGCGACGGCACCTGGCAGCGTCAAAGCCGCGAAACGTACGACCGCGGCAACGGCGCGACCATCCTGCTGCACGACCGGAAGACTGGCAACGTGCTGCTGACGCGCCAGTTCCGCATGCCCGCGTTCGTCAACGGCCATCACGGCATGCTGATCGAGACGCCGGGCGGTTTGCTCGACGATGCGTCGCCGGAAGAGCGCATCCGCGCCGAAGTGGAAGAGGAAACGGGGTATCGCGTGCATCACGTCGAGAAGATTTTCGAGGCGTTCATGAGCCCTGGATCGGTGACGGAGAAGCTCTATTTCTATCTCGGCGATTACGACAGCTCGATGCGCGTGTCGGACGGCGGCGGCGTCGAGGAAGAGGGCGAGGAAATCGAGACGATCGAAGTGCCGCTGCAGACGGCGCTGCAGATGATCGAACGCGGCGACATCATGGACGGCAAGACGATCATGCTTTTGCAGTACGCGGCGCTGAAGGCGCGTTCGGACGCGTCGATCTAG
- a CDS encoding LysR family transcriptional regulator yields METLANLESFIRSAEHGSFSEAARWLSLTPAAVSRNVAMLERNLGVRLFHRSTRKLTLTEAGESFRLAVSDNLSGIQAAIAGIAGEGGEPAGVLKLSLAPTFGVAHILPLLPGFLERYPRIKPEWHFENRQVDLIAEGYDVAIGGGFDLSPTVVARTLAPAHVIAVASPGYMVDKTPPREPADLQEFRGIVMRSLQSGRVRHWSMRDVTGREEPVRLQESFVVNDPSAMRGAALLGMGVAMLATADVLADLEDGSLVRLAPRWYSDAGAISMYFPSRTLLPAKTRAFVDWVVRAFEVQKLAERFAGSLDPRPTRTG; encoded by the coding sequence ATGGAAACGCTCGCCAATCTCGAATCGTTTATCCGCAGCGCGGAGCACGGGAGTTTCTCGGAAGCCGCTCGCTGGCTGTCTCTGACGCCAGCGGCGGTAAGCCGCAACGTCGCGATGCTCGAGCGCAATCTCGGCGTGCGGCTTTTCCATCGCTCGACTCGCAAGCTGACTCTGACCGAAGCCGGCGAATCTTTCCGGCTGGCCGTATCGGACAATCTGAGTGGCATTCAGGCCGCCATCGCGGGTATCGCGGGTGAAGGCGGCGAACCTGCGGGCGTTCTCAAACTCAGCCTGGCGCCCACGTTCGGCGTGGCGCATATCCTGCCCCTGCTGCCCGGCTTCCTCGAGCGGTATCCACGAATCAAACCAGAGTGGCACTTCGAGAACCGGCAGGTCGATCTGATCGCGGAGGGTTACGACGTCGCGATCGGCGGAGGGTTCGACCTTTCGCCGACGGTCGTCGCGCGGACGCTGGCGCCTGCGCACGTGATCGCGGTTGCATCGCCGGGCTACATGGTCGACAAGACGCCGCCACGCGAACCTGCCGACCTGCAGGAATTTCGCGGCATCGTCATGCGTTCCCTGCAATCGGGCCGCGTGCGCCATTGGAGCATGCGCGACGTGACCGGCCGCGAAGAGCCGGTGCGCCTGCAGGAGTCGTTCGTCGTGAATGATCCGTCTGCGATGCGCGGGGCCGCATTGCTCGGCATGGGTGTCGCCATGCTCGCAACCGCGGACGTGCTCGCGGACCTCGAAGATGGCTCATTGGTCCGACTCGCGCCGCGCTGGTATTCGGATGCGGGCGCAATCTCGATGTATTTCCCGTCGCGAACGCTTTTGCCCGCAAAGACGCGCGCGTTCGTCGACTGGGTCGTGAGGGCGTTCGAGGTTCAGAAACTCGCGGAGCGATTCGCCGGAAGTCTCGATCCCCGGCCAACCCGTACAGGCTAG
- a CDS encoding 3-oxoacyl-ACP reductase family protein, with protein MSNDLKPLSGKAALVTGGSRSIGAAIAKRLAQYGAAVGLTYSASPERAAEVVGEIEAGDGRAFAIQADAGNPSAVRAAVAAVVEKFGGIDILVNNAGMAINAPIEDYRFEDFERMLAVNVTGVFVATQEAVRHMKQGGRVIHIGSSMTRYAAFPTASVYTLTKGAITGFNRSLVRDLGPKGITVNTVHPGPTDTDMNPADGPVAAIVGPGMAIGRYGQPAEIASVVAYLATPEAAFITGADIVADGGLTA; from the coding sequence ATGAGCAACGATCTGAAACCCCTCAGCGGCAAGGCAGCGCTGGTCACCGGCGGCTCGCGGTCCATCGGCGCGGCGATCGCGAAGCGGCTTGCGCAATACGGCGCTGCGGTTGGCTTGACGTACAGCGCGTCGCCCGAGCGCGCGGCCGAAGTCGTCGGCGAAATCGAAGCCGGGGACGGCAGGGCGTTTGCGATTCAGGCGGACGCGGGCAATCCGTCGGCGGTGCGTGCGGCAGTGGCTGCGGTGGTCGAAAAGTTCGGCGGCATCGACATTCTCGTGAACAACGCCGGCATGGCGATCAATGCCCCGATCGAGGACTACAGGTTCGAAGACTTCGAGCGGATGCTTGCCGTCAACGTGACCGGTGTCTTCGTCGCAACCCAGGAAGCCGTGCGCCACATGAAGCAGGGTGGTCGCGTCATTCACATCGGCTCGTCGATGACGCGGTATGCGGCGTTTCCGACCGCGTCCGTCTACACGCTCACGAAAGGCGCGATCACGGGCTTCAATCGCAGTCTCGTGCGCGATCTCGGTCCGAAGGGCATCACGGTCAACACGGTGCATCCCGGACCCACCGACACGGACATGAACCCGGCCGACGGACCCGTCGCCGCGATCGTCGGCCCCGGCATGGCGATCGGTCGCTATGGTCAGCCCGCTGAGATCGCGAGCGTCGTCGCCTATCTCGCTACGCCCGAAGCGGCTTTCATCACGGGCGCGGATATCGTCGCCGATGGCGGCCTGACGGCTTGA
- a CDS encoding NADPH-dependent F420 reductase: protein MHSIGIIGAGNIGEAIATALARKGIDVTLSNSRGPDSLRERASAIGASVTPGTREEAASKDIVFVAVNWSKLPAALDGLPDFAGRIVVDTNNPIEAPLFKPVDLGKRASSEVFTDLVPGARVVKGFNHLQPHLLTGDPSSEGGKRVLFYSGDDADSKTEIGALIDRLGFFGIDLGSLAVGARLVQFPGGPLPALNLVKFS from the coding sequence ATGCACAGCATCGGAATCATCGGGGCCGGTAATATCGGTGAAGCAATTGCGACTGCGCTCGCTCGAAAGGGCATCGACGTGACATTGTCGAATAGCCGCGGACCGGACAGCCTCAGGGAACGGGCTTCGGCCATCGGCGCAAGCGTCACGCCCGGCACGCGTGAAGAAGCCGCGTCGAAGGACATCGTGTTCGTCGCGGTGAACTGGTCGAAGCTGCCTGCCGCGCTCGATGGCTTGCCCGATTTCGCGGGCCGGATCGTGGTCGATACGAACAACCCAATCGAAGCGCCGTTGTTCAAACCGGTCGACCTCGGCAAGCGCGCGTCGTCGGAAGTATTCACCGATCTGGTGCCTGGCGCGCGCGTCGTCAAGGGCTTCAACCATCTGCAACCCCACTTGCTGACGGGCGATCCCTCCAGCGAAGGCGGTAAGCGTGTACTGTTCTACTCGGGCGACGATGCGGACTCGAAAACCGAAATCGGCGCACTGATAGACCGGCTCGGTTTCTTCGGTATCGACCTCGGTTCACTTGCTGTCGGTGCGCGTCTCGTTCAGTTTCCGGGCGGTCCTTTGCCAGCACTCAATCTGGTTAAGTTCAGCTGA
- a CDS encoding alpha/beta fold hydrolase — translation MPFVTTKDNVEIFYKDWGPKDAQPIVFHHGWPLSSDDWDAQLLFFLQKGYRVVAHDRRGHGRSSQVSDGHDMDHYAADAFAVVEALDLKNAVHIGHSTGGGEVARYVAKHGEPSGRVAKAVLVSAVPPLMLKTEANPEGLPIEVFDGFRKALADNRAQFFVDVPTGPFYGFNRSSATVHQGVIQNWWRQGMEGSAKAHYEGIKAFSETDQTEDLKSISVPTLVLHGEDDQIVPIADAALKSIKLLKNGTLKTYPGFSHGMLTINADVLNADLLAFVQS, via the coding sequence ATGCCGTTCGTCACGACCAAAGATAACGTCGAGATTTTCTATAAGGACTGGGGGCCGAAGGACGCGCAACCCATCGTCTTTCATCATGGCTGGCCGCTTTCCTCGGATGACTGGGATGCGCAATTGCTGTTTTTCCTCCAGAAGGGATATCGGGTAGTCGCGCACGACCGGCGCGGGCACGGCCGCTCGTCGCAGGTCTCCGATGGCCACGACATGGACCATTACGCCGCCGACGCCTTCGCGGTCGTCGAGGCGCTGGACCTGAAGAATGCCGTCCACATCGGGCACTCGACGGGCGGCGGCGAAGTCGCGCGATATGTCGCGAAGCACGGCGAGCCGTCGGGACGCGTCGCAAAGGCGGTGCTCGTCAGCGCGGTGCCGCCGCTGATGCTGAAGACCGAAGCCAATCCGGAAGGTCTGCCTATCGAAGTCTTCGACGGGTTCCGCAAGGCGCTGGCCGACAATCGCGCGCAGTTCTTCGTCGATGTTCCGACGGGGCCGTTCTACGGATTCAACCGGTCGAGCGCGACCGTTCATCAGGGCGTCATTCAGAACTGGTGGCGTCAGGGCATGGAGGGCAGCGCGAAGGCGCATTACGAAGGCATCAAGGCGTTTTCGGAGACGGACCAGACCGAAGACCTGAAGTCGATTTCCGTGCCGACGCTCGTGTTGCACGGTGAAGACGACCAGATTGTGCCTATCGCCGACGCGGCCTTGAAGTCCATCAAACTGCTGAAGAACGGTACGTTGAAGACGTATCCCGGCTTTTCGCACGGCATGTTGACGATCAACGCGGACGTCCTCAACGCCGACCTGCTCGCGTTCGTGCAGTCCTGA
- a CDS encoding MFS transporter produces MQIDTPANPISLEEGSTSVRQWLAVIAVAVSAFAFVTAEFLPVGLLPQIAQDLGVSTGVAGLMVTTPGVMAAIFAPTLIVSAGRMDRRYVFLLLTAVLLIANIVCAVSTSMPVMLIGRALLGAALGGFWTLATAAAPRLVQAKDAARATATILTGVTCATVIGVPLGTFIASFASWRLSFAATAGLVAVALVAQALLVPSLLSASALRIADFKTLLRRPHTRMSMLMVALVFGAHFSTYTYIAPLLEQDFSLSTITLLLFGFGLIGFFSNALMSMAVSNHLKKSVAVMVLLLLGALSSMLLLEHSTIGETAGMLLWGIAFGALPLCFSVWIQRGTADLPEAGSAMFVSIIQVAIAAGSAVGGAIVDRAGVHADFTLGLGLAVLGLVTLQRLAALERPARNASFKQACDASLD; encoded by the coding sequence ATGCAAATCGATACACCTGCAAATCCAATATCGCTAGAAGAAGGTTCGACGTCGGTGCGTCAATGGCTTGCGGTAATTGCTGTCGCCGTGAGCGCATTTGCGTTCGTGACGGCGGAATTCCTGCCGGTCGGCTTGCTGCCGCAGATTGCGCAGGATCTCGGCGTATCGACTGGCGTCGCGGGCCTGATGGTCACGACACCCGGCGTCATGGCCGCGATTTTCGCGCCGACGCTCATCGTCAGTGCCGGCCGCATGGACCGCCGGTACGTCTTCCTGCTTCTCACCGCAGTGCTGCTGATTGCGAACATCGTGTGCGCCGTCTCGACGAGCATGCCGGTCATGCTCATCGGACGCGCGTTGCTCGGCGCCGCGCTGGGCGGCTTCTGGACGCTCGCGACCGCCGCCGCGCCGCGCCTCGTGCAAGCGAAAGATGCCGCCAGAGCGACCGCCACCATTCTGACGGGCGTGACCTGCGCGACCGTCATCGGCGTGCCGCTCGGGACGTTCATCGCCTCGTTTGCGTCGTGGCGTCTGTCGTTCGCAGCCACCGCCGGACTCGTGGCGGTGGCGCTGGTCGCGCAAGCGTTGCTCGTGCCTTCGCTGCTGTCCGCGTCGGCGTTGCGCATCGCCGATTTCAAGACGTTGTTGCGCCGCCCTCACACGCGCATGAGCATGCTGATGGTCGCGCTCGTATTCGGTGCGCACTTCTCGACCTATACGTATATCGCGCCGCTGCTCGAACAGGACTTTTCGTTGAGCACGATCACGCTCTTGCTGTTCGGATTCGGGCTCATCGGGTTCTTCTCGAATGCGTTGATGTCGATGGCGGTCTCGAACCACCTCAAGAAGTCTGTCGCCGTGATGGTCTTGTTGCTGCTCGGCGCGCTGTCGTCGATGTTGCTGCTCGAACACTCGACCATCGGCGAGACTGCGGGAATGCTGCTGTGGGGCATCGCGTTCGGCGCGCTGCCGCTGTGTTTCAGCGTGTGGATTCAGCGCGGCACGGCGGACTTGCCGGAAGCAGGTTCGGCAATGTTCGTCAGCATCATCCAGGTCGCGATCGCGGCGGGTTCGGCAGTGGGCGGCGCGATTGTCGACCGTGCGGGCGTGCACGCCGACTTCACGCTGGGACTCGGGCTCGCGGTGCTCGGACTGGTGACGCTTCAACGCCTCGCCGCACTGGAACGGCCGGCAAGGAACGCGTCGTTCAAGCAAGCGTGCGACGCGTCACTGGACTGA
- a CDS encoding MFS transporter has product MSSPSFSPVATPHRPTLPIGVLPSSAAYRRIAIALFLAGFSTFSLLYCVQPLLPAFAREFNIGAAASSLSLSLSTGFLALSILCAGALSERVGRRGLMFASMTLAALFNMLAASAPNWHWMLTWRALEGFALGGVPAVAMAYLAEEIAAEGLGFSMGLYVGGTAFGGMIGRIGMSALEEYFSWRTAMMTIGLVDLLAAVAFVLLLPPSRRFIKRTDLTLRHHLLLWRAQLLHARLPFVFAIGFLVMGAFVTIYNYAAFRLMAPPFNLSATECGLIFGAYLFGMVSSSSAGALADRLGRAPVLVSGVLLFAVGVVLTLFVSIVAVVAGIVLITIGFFVTHSVASGWVGQLAGSAKGHAASLYLLAYYVGSSVLGSVGGSFWQHGAWPAVTAYVGVLLALCLVVTLRIGRHASVQ; this is encoded by the coding sequence ATGTCTTCGCCCTCATTCTCACCGGTGGCGACACCGCACCGCCCCACGCTGCCAATCGGCGTTTTGCCGAGTTCGGCGGCGTATCGGCGCATTGCGATCGCGCTTTTTCTGGCCGGTTTTTCGACGTTCTCGCTTCTCTATTGTGTTCAGCCGTTGCTTCCCGCCTTTGCGCGCGAGTTCAATATCGGTGCGGCGGCGAGTTCGCTTTCGCTGTCGCTGTCGACGGGATTCCTCGCGCTGTCCATTCTTTGCGCGGGCGCGCTGTCCGAACGTGTCGGGCGACGCGGACTGATGTTTGCATCGATGACCCTTGCGGCGCTGTTCAACATGCTTGCGGCGAGCGCGCCGAACTGGCACTGGATGCTGACGTGGCGCGCGCTGGAGGGATTCGCGCTTGGCGGCGTCCCGGCCGTCGCCATGGCGTATCTCGCCGAAGAAATCGCGGCTGAGGGACTGGGCTTCTCGATGGGCCTGTACGTCGGCGGGACTGCCTTCGGCGGCATGATCGGCCGCATCGGCATGAGCGCGCTGGAAGAATACTTTTCCTGGCGAACGGCGATGATGACGATCGGTCTCGTCGACCTGCTTGCAGCCGTCGCGTTCGTGCTGTTGCTTCCGCCATCGCGCCGCTTTATCAAGCGCACCGATCTGACGCTTCGACATCATCTCCTGCTGTGGCGCGCACAACTGCTGCACGCTCGCCTGCCGTTCGTCTTCGCGATTGGCTTTCTCGTGATGGGCGCATTCGTCACGATCTACAACTACGCCGCGTTCCGGCTCATGGCGCCGCCGTTCAACCTGAGTGCGACGGAGTGCGGCCTGATCTTCGGCGCCTACCTGTTCGGCATGGTGTCGTCGTCGAGCGCGGGCGCGCTTGCCGACCGGCTCGGGCGCGCGCCGGTGCTGGTCAGCGGGGTTCTACTGTTCGCCGTGGGCGTCGTACTGACGCTTTTCGTTTCGATCGTTGCAGTTGTCGCCGGCATCGTGCTCATCACGATTGGCTTCTTCGTGACTCACTCGGTAGCCAGCGGATGGGTCGGGCAACTGGCCGGCTCCGCCAAGGGTCACGCGGCGTCGCTTTATCTGCTGGCGTATTACGTCGGATCGAGCGTGCTGGGCTCGGTGGGCGGTTCGTTCTGGCAACACGGCGCGTGGCCTGCGGTCACAGCGTATGTCGGCGTTCTGCTTGCGCTTTGTCTCGTCGTGACCTTGCGCATCGGTCGTCACGCGTCAGTCCAGTGA
- a CDS encoding LysR family transcriptional regulator produces MELRHLRYFLAVAESANFTRAAEVLGIGQPPLSQQIKALEKELDVELFKRTARGADLTEAGRVFADEARRVLADAERAARAAKRAARGETGHLRVGFTGTAAFNEHVSGLIREFREAYPDAELTLHEAASGVLLSALEAGQLDVAIVRPERRIADVVQQKDWQEEPMLVALPVAHQLASRKRIGLAELADEAFVQVPREAGGALFDDIVAACAEAGFEPRLAQRAPQMASAVTLVAAGLGISIVPKAITQVRVPGVVYKPLVARGLRARLAVASRRDDSSAVVRNFLALAWK; encoded by the coding sequence ATGGAGCTTCGGCATCTACGCTACTTTCTGGCTGTGGCCGAGTCGGCGAATTTCACGAGGGCGGCCGAAGTTCTCGGGATAGGCCAGCCGCCGCTCAGTCAACAGATCAAGGCGCTCGAAAAGGAACTCGACGTCGAGTTGTTCAAGCGCACGGCGCGTGGCGCGGACCTGACCGAGGCGGGGCGCGTCTTCGCCGACGAAGCTCGACGAGTACTGGCGGATGCCGAACGCGCCGCGCGCGCGGCAAAACGTGCTGCACGCGGCGAAACCGGGCACCTGCGCGTAGGTTTCACCGGCACCGCGGCGTTCAACGAACACGTATCGGGCCTGATTCGCGAATTTCGCGAAGCGTATCCCGATGCCGAACTGACCTTGCATGAAGCGGCCTCCGGCGTCCTTCTGAGCGCCCTCGAAGCGGGGCAGCTCGACGTCGCGATCGTTCGGCCGGAAAGGCGCATCGCTGACGTCGTGCAGCAGAAAGACTGGCAAGAAGAGCCGATGCTGGTTGCGTTACCCGTCGCTCATCAGCTCGCGTCCCGCAAACGGATCGGGCTTGCGGAACTCGCCGACGAAGCCTTTGTGCAAGTACCGCGCGAAGCCGGCGGTGCGTTATTCGACGATATCGTCGCGGCATGCGCCGAAGCGGGTTTCGAACCGCGATTGGCCCAGCGCGCGCCGCAGATGGCATCGGCCGTTACGCTCGTTGCGGCGGGGCTGGGCATATCCATCGTGCCGAAAGCCATCACGCAGGTGCGCGTGCCTGGTGTCGTCTATAAGCCGCTTGTCGCGCGGGGACTTCGCGCCCGACTTGCGGTGGCTTCGCGGCGCGATGATTCATCGGCCGTGGTACGCAACTTCCTTGCTCTCGCCTGGAAATGA
- a CDS encoding H-NS histone family protein, with protein sequence MDKQLADAKERETRQVMIEIVQKMREYGISINELMGRKSGAEPDEPSAKYRDPASGSTWSGRGRAPAWIVGKDRDAFLADKGAAARAMVQAALFPEGH encoded by the coding sequence TTGGATAAACAACTGGCTGATGCCAAAGAGCGCGAGACGCGCCAGGTGATGATCGAGATCGTGCAGAAGATGCGCGAGTACGGTATCTCCATCAACGAACTGATGGGCCGGAAGTCCGGCGCTGAGCCGGATGAACCCTCCGCGAAATACCGCGACCCCGCGAGCGGCTCCACATGGAGCGGCCGCGGGCGCGCGCCTGCATGGATCGTCGGCAAGGATCGCGACGCATTCCTGGCCGACAAGGGAGCCGCAGCGCGGGCAATGGTGCAGGCGGCGCTGTTTCCCGAAGGACATTGA
- a CDS encoding YbaK/prolyl-tRNA synthetase associated domain-containing protein yields the protein MSTVFENLIALLEREQARFRVLEHPAEGRCDVVAAMRGTAPGQGAKAMLCKSKADDQALVLAILPGDRKLDFRKVAAAAGIRKATLASPDEAQRETGCAIGAIPPFSLSPSIKLIVDPALVGDFEEIAFNAGRLDRSMVLDSADYLRIAKPLLHPLCA from the coding sequence ATGTCGACCGTATTCGAGAATCTGATCGCATTGCTCGAGCGCGAACAAGCCCGCTTTCGCGTGCTCGAGCATCCTGCCGAAGGGCGGTGCGACGTGGTCGCCGCCATGCGTGGAACGGCGCCGGGACAAGGTGCGAAGGCCATGCTCTGCAAGAGCAAAGCCGACGATCAGGCGCTGGTCCTCGCCATCCTTCCCGGCGACAGGAAGCTGGATTTCAGGAAAGTGGCGGCAGCGGCGGGAATCAGAAAAGCCACGCTCGCCTCACCCGATGAAGCGCAACGCGAGACAGGATGCGCGATCGGCGCCATTCCGCCGTTCTCGCTTTCGCCGTCGATCAAACTGATCGTCGATCCGGCGCTGGTCGGTGACTTCGAAGAGATTGCTTTCAACGCCGGCCGGCTTGACCGATCGATGGTTCTCGATTCAGCCGATTACCTGCGGATTGCGAAGCCGCTTCTCCATCCGCTGTGCGCGTGA
- a CDS encoding threo-3-hydroxy-L-aspartate ammonia-lyase produces the protein MNTPELPTYADVEAAASRIAGVAHRTPVQTSRTLNDIIGAEVFFKCENFQRMGAFKFRGAFNALSKFSPAQREAGVVAFSSGNHAQGIALSAKILGIPATIVMPHDAPASKVAATKGYGATVVSFDRYTEDREAIGRRLAEEKGLTLIPPYDHPDILSGQGTASKELFEEVGALDYLFVPLGGGGLLSGTALSTRALAPQCVLYGVEPEAGNDGQQSFRSGEIVHIDTPTTIADGAQTQHLGNYTFGIIRRDVDDILTATDKDLVNAMKFFASRMKMLVEPTGCLGLAAALNLKDALKGKRVGVILSGGNVDLERFCALTAG, from the coding sequence ATGAACACTCCCGAGCTCCCGACCTACGCCGACGTCGAAGCCGCCGCCTCCCGCATCGCGGGCGTCGCGCATCGCACGCCGGTTCAGACATCGCGCACGCTGAACGACATCATCGGCGCCGAAGTTTTCTTCAAGTGCGAGAACTTCCAGCGCATGGGCGCGTTCAAGTTTCGCGGCGCATTCAATGCGCTCTCGAAGTTTTCACCCGCGCAGCGCGAGGCTGGCGTGGTCGCATTCTCCTCCGGCAATCACGCTCAGGGCATTGCGCTGTCCGCAAAGATTCTCGGCATTCCGGCCACCATCGTGATGCCGCACGATGCGCCTGCCAGCAAGGTCGCAGCAACGAAGGGCTACGGCGCGACGGTCGTTTCGTTCGACCGCTACACCGAGGACCGCGAGGCAATCGGCCGCCGTCTCGCCGAAGAAAAGGGACTCACGCTGATACCGCCGTATGACCACCCGGACATCCTGTCGGGACAGGGCACCGCCTCGAAAGAACTGTTCGAGGAAGTCGGCGCGCTGGACTATTTGTTCGTGCCGTTGGGCGGTGGCGGACTTCTGTCCGGAACGGCGCTCTCGACGCGTGCGCTCGCGCCGCAATGCGTGCTCTATGGCGTCGAACCGGAAGCCGGCAACGACGGGCAGCAGTCCTTCAGAAGCGGCGAAATCGTGCACATCGACACACCGACGACCATCGCGGACGGCGCGCAGACGCAGCATCTCGGCAATTACACGTTCGGCATCATCAGACGCGACGTCGATGACATCCTCACCGCCACGGACAAGGACCTCGTGAACGCGATGAAGTTCTTCGCCTCACGGATGAAGATGCTCGTGGAACCGACCGGATGCCTCGGACTGGCTGCCGCGCTGAATCTGAAGGATGCGCTCAAAGGCAAGCGCGTGGGCGTGATCCTGAGCGGCGGCAATGTCGACCTCGAACGGTTCTGCGCGCTGACGGCGGGGTGA